One part of the Cystobacter ferrugineus genome encodes these proteins:
- a CDS encoding AHH domain-containing protein, with protein MFAKAGMSLEDAANKVYLRKHAGPHSEAYHTEIFDRLNEAVRTCPNKGACRIALTRELNKIADEVCTPGSRLHRLATTP; from the coding sequence ATCTTCGCCAAGGCGGGAATGAGCCTGGAAGATGCCGCGAACAAGGTCTATCTGCGGAAGCACGCGGGACCCCATTCCGAAGCGTACCATACAGAAATCTTCGATCGCCTCAACGAGGCCGTGCGAACGTGCCCGAACAAGGGCGCTTGCAGGATCGCGTTGACAAGAGAACTCAACAAGATCGCAGACGAAGTCTGCACCCCGGGCTCCAGGCTCCACCGACTGGCTACCACACCCTGA
- a CDS encoding imm11 family protein encodes MRILDRWTLGDPMDGNGQELWHGHLTEGTPISVQGPVRIGLYAPGRPLDFSTTALGVPIIHGKVKKLLEPRGLSSQMQLFPIIVEGQAEPYYLLNLLRVVRCIDDARCEEVAYRTVEDGYEDRIGEYRNVVGMRIDPSKVGDAEIFRPWGWQTNIIVSERVKRAMEESGMTGARFTEV; translated from the coding sequence ATGCGCATCCTGGATCGATGGACGTTGGGCGATCCAATGGATGGAAATGGCCAGGAACTCTGGCATGGGCATCTGACAGAAGGGACCCCCATCTCGGTGCAGGGGCCCGTCCGCATCGGGCTGTATGCACCCGGGCGTCCGCTGGATTTTTCGACCACCGCGCTCGGCGTCCCCATCATCCACGGCAAGGTCAAAAAGCTCCTCGAGCCACGCGGGTTGAGCAGCCAGATGCAGTTGTTCCCCATCATCGTTGAAGGGCAAGCAGAGCCCTATTACCTGTTGAACCTGCTCCGAGTCGTTCGCTGCATCGACGATGCGCGGTGTGAAGAGGTTGCGTATCGAACCGTCGAGGACGGCTACGAGGACAGAATCGGTGAATACCGTAACGTGGTCGGCATGCGCATCGACCCGAGCAAGGTGGGGGACGCCGAGATATTCCGCCCGTGGGGCTGGCAGACGAACATCATCGTTTCCGAGCGAGTCAAGCGTGCCATGGAGGAGTCCGGTATGACAGGTGCGCGCTTCACGGAGGTTTGA
- a CDS encoding double-CXXCG motif protein, with translation MSLIIARIDKEAMNYFRMKEDRAADYTGFVDAAHRWGLPGIYCPVCKSTWSGGAKVYPSVDLTPVIALADFEEARTEPIEEYERLSELVRPLLPPGAQLEPGAAFGPLVGKAQGRFRQFVSNYSFLILIRRETYEQLQSEPLRGLKGCRMEVRFRQRNPPELLELELIPHGRVHPDCLPPDRKPPCPRCHRRGIPLPKDLLLDATTLPTELDLFRLEDFPTVVVCTKRFVEACQRLGLDGLAFAPLPVR, from the coding sequence TTGTCGCTTATTATTGCCAGGATCGATAAGGAAGCCATGAATTACTTCAGGATGAAGGAAGACAGGGCGGCGGACTATACAGGCTTCGTTGATGCTGCCCATCGTTGGGGACTTCCTGGCATTTACTGCCCCGTGTGCAAGTCCACCTGGAGTGGAGGAGCCAAGGTATATCCCTCCGTGGATCTGACACCAGTGATTGCGCTGGCTGACTTCGAGGAAGCTCGTACCGAGCCCATCGAGGAGTATGAGCGGCTGAGTGAACTGGTCCGTCCGCTGTTGCCACCGGGAGCCCAATTGGAACCTGGTGCGGCATTCGGGCCGCTCGTGGGTAAGGCACAGGGTCGTTTCAGGCAGTTCGTCTCCAACTACTCTTTCTTGATCCTGATTCGCCGCGAGACGTACGAGCAGCTTCAGTCCGAGCCCCTGCGCGGACTCAAGGGGTGCCGGATGGAGGTGCGCTTTCGTCAGCGCAATCCTCCCGAGCTGCTCGAACTGGAACTCATCCCCCATGGACGCGTACATCCAGACTGCCTTCCGCCGGACCGCAAGCCCCCATGCCCTCGCTGTCATCGCCGGGGCATTCCACTCCCCAAGGACCTCCTCCTGGACGCCACTACGCTCCCCACCGAGCTGGACCTTTTCCGCCTGGAGGACTTCCCCACGGTGGTGGTTTGCACCAAGCGCTTCGTCGAAGCCTGCCAACGCCTGGGGCTGGATGGCCTCGCCTTCGCGCCGCTCCCAGTGCGCTGA
- a CDS encoding double-CXXCG motif protein — protein MKFYELKRDPSPRYTGNLNAAHKWGLPGVERCPVCDLPPEEYTMGQYPCVDLSALPPQDQGKLSDSWPVPREEFIRLRELVRPLAPAYAVLTSGARFGPLQGSGQGYFGQLVMQNPWSLCMRREALDRLRSAGVRGLIGCPTQVRFRTKHAPDLRDIQLEIHGRFHPDCLPPPNPPCPTCGVVMGHSVPDPYRLDAASLPRHVDIFRLADASTRIIANEGLVDAVRRLELEGVVFKELEAR, from the coding sequence ATGAAATTCTACGAGTTGAAAAGAGACCCGTCCCCCCGCTACACGGGCAATCTGAACGCTGCCCACAAGTGGGGGCTGCCCGGTGTGGAGCGTTGCCCTGTCTGTGACTTGCCGCCAGAGGAGTATACGATGGGCCAATACCCTTGCGTGGACCTGTCAGCTCTGCCGCCCCAGGACCAGGGGAAGCTATCCGATTCCTGGCCCGTTCCGCGTGAGGAGTTCATCCGGCTGCGCGAGTTGGTGCGGCCCCTGGCGCCTGCCTATGCCGTGCTTACATCGGGAGCGCGCTTTGGCCCGCTGCAGGGGAGCGGCCAGGGCTACTTCGGCCAGCTCGTCATGCAGAACCCCTGGTCCCTCTGCATGCGCCGCGAGGCCCTGGATCGCTTGCGGAGCGCGGGCGTACGTGGCCTGATCGGCTGCCCCACCCAGGTGCGATTCCGGACCAAACACGCCCCCGACCTGCGGGACATCCAGCTCGAAATCCACGGGCGATTCCACCCGGACTGCCTACCGCCTCCGAACCCTCCGTGCCCCACCTGTGGTGTCGTCATGGGCCACAGCGTCCCAGACCCGTATCGTCTCGACGCGGCCTCACTGCCGCGGCATGTGGACATCTTCCGGCTGGCCGACGCCTCGACGCGCATCATCGCCAATGAGGGCCTGGTGGACGCGGTACGCCGCCTGGAACTGGAGGGGGTCGTCTTCAAGGAACTGGAGGCCCGCTGA
- a CDS encoding TIGR02269 family lipoprotein produces MTRVPRPRPLLPLFLSALVLAACATQPALEGAEPDDTTACDDADADQCVVLACDEGECAFFDCADVDPEALTQVPLAHGAELARFPRSPFRAPSAQRNWRRAGLHPQAQEFRPWFRARGINIHEWTMRIPEHVHLRIHHGANGGPWNQAWRQYINANPGYVPREVLIRKAFELALRFDIAGPIRPYNAPVPAPGPELLAP; encoded by the coding sequence ATGACCCGAGTCCCCCGGCCTCGTCCCCTGCTGCCGCTTTTCCTCTCCGCGCTGGTGCTGGCCGCGTGCGCCACACAACCCGCCTTGGAGGGCGCCGAGCCTGACGACACCACCGCCTGCGACGACGCGGATGCCGACCAGTGCGTCGTGCTCGCCTGTGACGAGGGCGAGTGTGCCTTCTTCGACTGCGCGGACGTGGACCCGGAGGCGCTCACGCAAGTGCCCCTGGCGCATGGTGCGGAGCTGGCACGATTCCCTCGCTCGCCTTTTCGCGCACCCAGTGCCCAGCGCAACTGGAGGCGGGCGGGGCTTCATCCCCAGGCGCAGGAGTTCAGGCCATGGTTCAGGGCCCGCGGTATCAACATCCACGAGTGGACGATGCGGATCCCGGAGCACGTGCACCTGCGCATCCATCATGGAGCGAATGGCGGCCCGTGGAATCAGGCGTGGCGGCAATACATCAACGCCAATCCAGGTTATGTGCCGCGGGAGGTCCTGATCCGTAAGGCCTTCGAGCTGGCTTTGCGCTTCGACATCGCCGGCCCCATCAGGCCGTACAACGCTCCGGTGCCAGCCCCTGGACCCGAACTCCTCGCCCCTTGA
- a CDS encoding C1 family peptidase — protein sequence MSSRQPREQTKESRIQLVSASKPLNGPWNTRCDPKAAQWDWRTEGHVGDIRDQGSRCFSCWAFAAAAAFEGSYSVQHGKYVPVSEQNVLNCASESSDCNGGLVTDAYKVLTNEGAVGAEVEPYLGQRSDCIPPSGKMRALSWGYVNAEEVIPSTPAIKESLCRYGPIVSAVRATLAMQAYAEGVFNQDEKGPANHAVAIVGWDDEKGAWLVRNSWGGKMGIEWVYMWIKYQVNFIGTDASWIRAAYSPGEMYAR from the coding sequence ATGAGTTCGCGGCAGCCGCGTGAGCAAACGAAGGAATCCAGGATTCAGCTCGTTTCCGCGAGCAAACCCCTCAACGGGCCGTGGAATACCCGATGTGACCCCAAGGCGGCCCAGTGGGATTGGCGGACAGAGGGCCACGTTGGCGACATCCGAGATCAAGGCAGTCGATGCTTTTCCTGCTGGGCTTTCGCCGCCGCCGCTGCCTTCGAGGGGAGCTACTCCGTCCAACATGGCAAGTACGTCCCTGTCTCGGAGCAGAACGTCTTGAATTGCGCCTCGGAATCGAGCGATTGCAACGGGGGATTGGTGACCGACGCCTACAAGGTCCTCACGAACGAGGGAGCCGTGGGCGCCGAGGTCGAGCCCTATCTCGGACAACGTTCCGACTGCATCCCTCCCTCGGGGAAGATGCGTGCCCTGTCCTGGGGCTATGTCAATGCCGAGGAAGTGATTCCCAGCACTCCCGCGATCAAGGAATCCCTTTGCAGATACGGCCCCATCGTCAGCGCGGTGAGAGCTACCCTGGCGATGCAGGCCTACGCGGAGGGCGTGTTCAACCAGGACGAAAAAGGGCCGGCCAATCATGCGGTCGCCATCGTCGGCTGGGATGATGAGAAGGGGGCCTGGCTGGTCCGCAACTCCTGGGGGGGTAAAATGGGGATTGAATGGGTGTACATGTGGATCAAGTACCAGGTCAATTTCATTGGAACAGATGCGTCGTGGATACGTGCTGCCTATTCACCCGGCGAAATGTACGCCCGCTGA
- a CDS encoding protease inhibitor I42 family protein, protein MDETEVSVDETTTRPVKLRAGDTVKVSLNVHMSSGSSWHLVGATPVNLEFLGSEVAQPQTQAQNSSAGMVGLREVQVFRFKAVSKGDVSLEFRKARPWEK, encoded by the coding sequence GTGGACGAGACGGAGGTCAGCGTGGACGAGACGACGACACGCCCGGTCAAGCTCCGTGCTGGAGACACCGTCAAGGTCAGCCTCAATGTCCACATGAGTTCGGGCTCGAGTTGGCACCTTGTTGGCGCCACTCCCGTCAACCTGGAGTTTCTGGGCTCTGAAGTGGCACAGCCCCAGACTCAAGCCCAGAACAGCTCCGCGGGCATGGTCGGACTGCGTGAAGTCCAGGTCTTTCGCTTCAAGGCGGTGTCCAAAGGAGACGTGAGTCTGGAGTTCAGGAAGGCCAGACCCTGGGAGAAGTAG